The following nucleotide sequence is from Chloracidobacterium validum.
AAATGGTTCACCCCGGTAGTCGAGGTCGAGCGCCGCGACAATGACTCGTCGCCCTTCGTCAGCCAACCGGCGACACACGGCAACCAAGCCCAACCCCAGAAATTGCCCCTCGTCAACGCCAACCACTTGGGTATTCGGCAATAGGCAATCGAGAATATCCTCAGCCTGCTCGATAACGTGGGTTTCAATCCGAAGCTGACTATGAGAAACGATAAAGTTCGCTTCGTAACGGTCATCCAGCCGGGGCTTGAAGGCCTGGACCGACTGCCGCGCAATGAGCGCCCGGCGCAAGCGCGTGATAAGCGCTTCGGTTTTGCCTGAAAACATGCCTCCGGCAATGACTTCAATCCATCCACGTGGACGTGAAAGGCTGTCGGTTGCGCTAAGTTCCTGCAATGGCTGACTGTCCTTCAAGGGCTTCGACGAACCGGCGGCGTCGGCGCTTTAGGTTGTGGAGAGAAGACCGCCACAATGATGACCGCCATGACAGACAGCAGCAGCGTGGCGACAAACCACACAACATACTTGTTGATAAACTGGCGGATGCGCATCCGCCACCGCCGCGGTAGGCGCAGTGTCGGCTGGGCCTGGGGCGGCACTTCCTCGAATTCGAAAACCGGAGCCTCCGTCACGAGGGGAATCCGCGAGCGAACTTGGTTATCACGCGCCACGGTGTCTGGAAAAACGAGTTGCCGCTTGGCCGTGAAGCTCACCGGGTCTTTCGGCTCTGGAACTTCAGCGTCGGGATGAGGTGAATCGGGCATCAGTGACCCTTCCGCGTCTATAAACTAGACGGTCTGTAGTTTAGGTGAGTCGTCCGGTCGCGGCCAAGAACTCGGCATTGAGCAAGGTCGCCCCGGCGGCTCCACGTACTGTGTTGTGACCGAGAATCGTCATCTTGACATCAAACAGGGGGTCTTCGCGGACGCGCCCGACAATGCTCGCCATGCCGCGCTCGAGATCACGGTCCAGCCGCGGCTGTGGACGATCCGGCTCTGAGCGCAGGACAATCGGGCGACTCGGCGAACTGGGGAGCGAACGCGCCTCGGGCACGCCACGAAATTCCACGAGCGCCGCGCAGACATCCTCCACCGGCGCGGACTGCCTGAGCTTGACCGAAACCGCACAGAGGTGGCCGTCCGTCACGGCGACGCGGTGGCAGTGGGCGCTGAGGCGCAGCGGCGCCGGTTCAACTTGGTCGCCGGACAGGCGGCCGAGAATTTTGCGCGGCTCGGTTTCGACCTTGGTTTCCTCGCCGGCAATGTAGGGGATGACATTGTCCACGATGTCAAGCGAGGCAACGCCTGGATACCCGGCCCCAGAAATCGCCTGCATGGTGGAAACCACGGCCAGCTCCACCCCAAACGCTTGTTCGAGAGCGGCCAGCGGCAGCACGAGCGCCAACGTTGTGCAGTTGGGGTTCGTGACCAGAAAACCCCGAGTCCAGTCGCGGCGCTGTTGCTGTACAGGGATGAGCCGCGCATGCTCGGCATTGATTTCGGGAACGAGCAACGGCACGTCAGCCGCCATCCGGTGGGCGCTCGAATTGCTGATGACCGGGTATCCGGCCGCCGCAAAGGCGGCTTCTGTTTCGCCTGCCATCTCCCCCGGCAGGCTCGAAAAGATCACGTCGCAATCAAGCGGCGGACGACACGCGCCCAGCGTCAGTTCGGCAACCCGCGCCGGCAACGGCGTCGGCAGTTTCCAGGCCACCGCGTCGCCATACCGCTTCCCTTCCGAGCGATCCGAAGCCGCCAGCGCCGTGATCGTAAACCACGGGTGCGCTTCCAGAAGTTGAATGAACCGCTGCCCGACCGTTCCGGTCGCGCCCAAAATCCCAACCCGCCATTGTTTCATCGTGATGTCGAGTGTCTTCCAGCTCGCCGCCACTCACGGACGAGGAAAAAGATGAAGGCAACATTGCCAATGAGGTAGCGCCGCCACAACCGCCGCGGTTCCTGGAGCAGCCGAAAACACCACTCCAGCCCGCTGCGCTGCATCCAGCGGGGCGCACGCTTGCGCTTTCCGGCCAGAATGTCGAAATACCCTCCAACGCCAAGCGCGAAGCGCACGCCGGTGAGCGGGCCGAAGCGCGCAATCCACAGCTCCTGCTTGGGAGAACCCATCGCAACAAACAGCACGTCGGACTCACTGGCACGAATCGCAGCCGCCACTGCAACTGACGTGGATTCGCCAACATAACCGTTATGCACGCCAACCACCAGCAGCTTTGGAAAACGTCGTTCCAGGGCCGCGCGCGCGGCTACCACCACCTCCGCCGTCGCGCCCAGTAAGTACACCCGATAACCCCGTTGCTCACAGTGCGCGACAACAGCATCCATGACATCCGGCGCGGCCACCCGGGCAACCAGCCGCCCACCGAAGACCGACAGCCACCGCGTCGCCCACACCACCGACATGCCATCGGCCGTAACCAAATCTGCCGTTGCCAACAGCTCCCGAAACGAACCATCCCGTTCGGCGTCAAGCAGGATGGCCGCATTGACAACGGCCATACGGTGAAAACCAGGCTGCTCCAACCAGGCGGCAATGCGCGTCATGGCTTCAGAAAGCGTGACGTTGGCAATGCGAATGCCACTCAGGGTTGGAGACGGACGCGCCACCATCATGCTTCGCCGTCGGCCAGCACCTGCTCCATCAAGGCGCGCAAGGTCGGCAGCCGCCGATCCTTGTCAGAAACCACCGGCGACTGCACCCCCCAGTCAATGCCCAGTTCGGGATCATTCCAAACGATGCCGATTTCATCCGTTGGATCGTACAGCGCCGTGCACTTGTAGAGGACTTCCGCCGTTTCGCTCACTACGCAGAAGCCATGGACGAATCCCGGCGGGACATAGAGCTGGCGAAAGTTCTCGGCCGATAGCGTCACCCCAAGCCAACGCCCAAATGTCAGCGATGATGGGCGGATGTCCACGACAACATCAAAAATTTCGCCACTGACAACACGCACTAGTTTCCCCTGCGGTCGGCGGCGCTGCGCATGCAACCCGCGGAGCGTTCCCCGGACTGACTTCGAGTGGTTGTCCTGCACGAAGGTCACATCCAGACCGGCCTGAGCAAACTTTGCCTGGTGATAGCTTTCAAGAAAAAAGCCGCGGTGATCCCGGAAGACCTGTGGTTCAATCATCACCACGCCCGGAAGCTCAGTCGAAATGAAGTTCATCGCTGATTGGTCACCGCGGCCCGCATAGCCGCAACCAAGTTTGAAGCGGTATGCAGGCTCTCAAACGTGCCGGCATCCGTCCACCAGCCATCCAGCACTTCCCAGGTCAATTCACCCTGCGCAATGTAGGCATTGTTGACATCCGTGATTTCGAGTTCACCCCGCTGGCTCGGCTTGAGGGTTCGGACAATGTCAAACACCGTCGCGTCGTACATATAGATGCCGGTCACAGCGTAGGGCGACGCCGGACGGGACGGCTTTTCATCAATCCGCACCACCCGCGTCCCCTCCAGGGTTGGAACCCCAAAACGCTGCGGGTCAGGAACTTCCTTGAGCAAAATCTTGGCTCCGCGCCCTTGCTCGCGGAAGCGCGCCACCGGGCCGGCGATGCTTTTCTCGATAACATTGTCGCCCAGAATGACGACAATCGGGTTGCCATCGGCAAAGTCTTCAGCCAAGGCAAGCGCGTCGGCAATGCCGCCCTCACCCTGCTGGTAAGTGTAACTAAGGCGCTTGAGGCCGTGTTCTTTGCCGTTGCCCAGCAGTTGCAGAAAGTCACCCGCCTTATTCCCCCCGGTTACAAGCAACACATCATCCACGCCGGCTTCGACCAGGGTTTGCAGTGGGTAGTAAATCATCGGCCGGTCATAGACCGGCAACAAGTGTTTGTTTGTTACCTTCGTCAGCGGGTACAGCCGTGTGCCGAGTCCGCCGGCGAGGACAACCCCTCTCATGCGCGCTGATTCTCCCATCAAAACGTTACTGCCAGCCGCCTATCATGCCGCAAAACGAGCGTGAAAGAAACCCGGAAGCAACCTCATCAGGCGGCTCCCTTCCCCAGCATGCGGCGGAATGGAAGCCGGACGATGAACGTCGTACCTTGCCCCGGATGGCTCACCGGTTCGATGGTGCCGCCGTGATCGGTCACGATTTGCCGAGTGACGGCCAGCCCGAGGCCAATCCCAGTCTCTTTCGTCGAAAAGTACGGATCAAAAATATGCTTCAATTCATCGCGGGAGATACCGGTTCCGGTGTCACTGACCTCGACCAGTTGCCCGGTTGACGTGTCCCGGATATGGATGCGCAACCGTCCACCGTTTGGCATGGCTTCAATGGCGTTGATTACGAGGTTGGAAAAGCAAGACTTGAGGGAATCCGCGTCGGCTTCGATCGTTGTGCCCTGGGTGTCGTCCACGCAGATCAGTTCAATCTGCTGGGCTTCGGCTTTGGAGCGGGCGACATCGAGCACCGCAGCGATCAAGTCACTAAGCTTGACCGGACGCAGTGCCAAAATGGCCGGGCGACCAACCCGCAGAACGTTCGTCACCAAGGTGTTGAGGCGCGCGATTTCATCCTTGACGGCGGTAGTCAGTCGCTCAAACGTGGCCCGCTCGGTCGGGTCAGACGGCGCATGGCGTGTGCGCACATGATCCATCGTCAGGTTGATGAAGTTGAGCGGGTTGCGGATTTCATGCGCGATCCCAGAAGTCAGCCGACCAACCACGGCTTCGCGTTCCAGGTCGCGGGCCTCACGCAACCGCGCCACCATGGCATTGAACCGCTCGGCCAGAAGACCGATTTCATCCCGCCGGTTCAGCGTCAACCGCACGTCCAAATCGCCTTCCTCAATCCGGCGGGTGGCCTTGACGAGTTCGCCGATGGGCTGCGTAAAGCGCCACACCAAAGCGACCGCCACCACCAGCGCCGCCAGCAAAGCACTGCCCGTGACGAGCAGCCGTTGACGTGAGGTCTGGGCAATCGTCTCGGTCAAGGTTTGCGCCGAAATCGTTACGACGACGTAATTCCGCTCCGGCGAACCATCCTTTCCCAAAGCCTGGAATGGAATGAAAATCGTCCGGGCCAGTCCGTTTTCGGCATCGCTGGCAGCCAAGGGATCGCCCTCCTTGACCAGGGCTTCATCGCTTGGCGGATGAATATGCTGTCCACGTTCCGCGCGCAGCGTGCTGTCCGTCACGAGGCCGT
It contains:
- a CDS encoding thymidine kinase, which encodes MQELSATDSLSRPRGWIEVIAGGMFSGKTEALITRLRRALIARQSVQAFKPRLDDRYEANFIVSHSQLRIETHVIEQAEDILDCLLPNTQVVGVDEGQFLGLGLVAVCRRLADEGRRVIVAALDLDYRGEPFEPIPHLLAVAEYVSKPQAICVVCGHPANFSQRLIADERRVVVGAEGLYEARCRHCFVPYPVPSSDRLM
- the asd gene encoding aspartate-semialdehyde dehydrogenase — translated: MKQWRVGILGATGTVGQRFIQLLEAHPWFTITALAASDRSEGKRYGDAVAWKLPTPLPARVAELTLGACRPPLDCDVIFSSLPGEMAGETEAAFAAAGYPVISNSSAHRMAADVPLLVPEINAEHARLIPVQQQRRDWTRGFLVTNPNCTTLALVLPLAALEQAFGVELAVVSTMQAISGAGYPGVASLDIVDNVIPYIAGEETKVETEPRKILGRLSGDQVEPAPLRLSAHCHRVAVTDGHLCAVSVKLRQSAPVEDVCAALVEFRGVPEARSLPSSPSRPIVLRSEPDRPQPRLDRDLERGMASIVGRVREDPLFDVKMTILGHNTVRGAAGATLLNAEFLAATGRLT
- a CDS encoding WecB/TagA/CpsF family glycosyltransferase, whose product is MMVARPSPTLSGIRIANVTLSEAMTRIAAWLEQPGFHRMAVVNAAILLDAERDGSFRELLATADLVTADGMSVVWATRWLSVFGGRLVARVAAPDVMDAVVAHCEQRGYRVYLLGATAEVVVAARAALERRFPKLLVVGVHNGYVGESTSVAVAAAIRASESDVLFVAMGSPKQELWIARFGPLTGVRFALGVGGYFDILAGKRKRAPRWMQRSGLEWCFRLLQEPRRLWRRYLIGNVAFIFFLVREWRRAGRHSTSR
- the rfbC gene encoding dTDP-4-dehydrorhamnose 3,5-epimerase — encoded protein: MNFISTELPGVVMIEPQVFRDHRGFFLESYHQAKFAQAGLDVTFVQDNHSKSVRGTLRGLHAQRRRPQGKLVRVVSGEIFDVVVDIRPSSLTFGRWLGVTLSAENFRQLYVPPGFVHGFCVVSETAEVLYKCTALYDPTDEIGIVWNDPELGIDWGVQSPVVSDKDRRLPTLRALMEQVLADGEA
- a CDS encoding sugar phosphate nucleotidyltransferase, giving the protein MRGVVLAGGLGTRLYPLTKVTNKHLLPVYDRPMIYYPLQTLVEAGVDDVLLVTGGNKAGDFLQLLGNGKEHGLKRLSYTYQQGEGGIADALALAEDFADGNPIVVILGDNVIEKSIAGPVARFREQGRGAKILLKEVPDPQRFGVPTLEGTRVVRIDEKPSRPASPYAVTGIYMYDATVFDIVRTLKPSQRGELEITDVNNAYIAQGELTWEVLDGWWTDAGTFESLHTASNLVAAMRAAVTNQR
- a CDS encoding sensor histidine kinase — encoded protein: MSTKPGATHRRLCQWALRMPRYLDLRFRLATLLSVVIIGMVAVLYELNRRAERQILAQVEAQTAQLTTALELGLQSISTSDYLDDFIRSRQLTPKQLQRIRRIAIVDANGLVTDSTLRAERGQHIHPPSDEALVKEGDPLAASDAENGLARTIFIPFQALGKDGSPERNYVVVTISAQTLTETIAQTSRQRLLVTGSALLAALVVAVALVWRFTQPIGELVKATRRIEEGDLDVRLTLNRRDEIGLLAERFNAMVARLREARDLEREAVVGRLTSGIAHEIRNPLNFINLTMDHVRTRHAPSDPTERATFERLTTAVKDEIARLNTLVTNVLRVGRPAILALRPVKLSDLIAAVLDVARSKAEAQQIELICVDDTQGTTIEADADSLKSCFSNLVINAIEAMPNGGRLRIHIRDTSTGQLVEVSDTGTGISRDELKHIFDPYFSTKETGIGLGLAVTRQIVTDHGGTIEPVSHPGQGTTFIVRLPFRRMLGKGAA